In the Marinomonas algicola genome, one interval contains:
- a CDS encoding prepilin-type N-terminal cleavage/methylation domain-containing protein: MIRKSTNTKFSAFTLLELLVVLAVLGGMLSLVSFHYQTDDLERKVTEESQQVRLFLQNTLDKAWLDGVTYGANISSKEMALFELKDGEWVSLSKRYLASSENIEWYLLEKSGFTNLSSEGRALVEKIDLVFASSGEYSPFELHIMITESSTQQTVKKTRVLTGDGANAFVFVAE; the protein is encoded by the coding sequence ATGATAAGGAAGAGTACGAATACAAAATTTTCAGCCTTTACTTTGCTTGAATTATTAGTCGTGCTCGCCGTGCTTGGTGGAATGTTAAGTTTGGTGAGTTTTCATTATCAGACGGATGACCTTGAACGAAAAGTAACCGAAGAGTCACAACAAGTACGGTTGTTTCTGCAAAACACCTTAGATAAAGCCTGGCTTGATGGTGTGACCTATGGGGCGAATATCTCATCAAAGGAAATGGCTTTGTTTGAGCTGAAAGACGGTGAATGGGTGTCTTTATCCAAGCGTTATTTGGCGTCGAGCGAAAACATTGAATGGTATTTATTGGAGAAATCAGGGTTCACTAATTTATCGTCTGAAGGCCGAGCTTTGGTAGAAAAAATCGATCTAGTCTTTGCTTCCAGTGGTGAGTATAGCCCGTTTGAATTGCACATTATGATAACAGAGTCCTCGACTCAGCAAACCGTCAAAAAAACACGAGTTTTAACTGGAGATGGCGCCAATGCCTTTGTTTTTGTCGCCGAATAA
- a CDS encoding GNAT family N-acetyltransferase, translated as MRKCGWGAKLLSSMEEYALSKNTTNIRLETTTFQALGFYVKAGYSVFGELADMPKGHTSYFLQKQLGI; from the coding sequence ATCCGAAAATGTGGATGGGGAGCTAAGTTGCTATCTAGTATGGAAGAATATGCTTTATCTAAAAACACCACTAATATTCGCCTGGAAACAACTACTTTCCAAGCATTAGGATTTTATGTCAAAGCTGGTTACTCTGTGTTTGGTGAATTGGCTGATATGCCTAAAGGGCACACTAGTTACTTTCTACAGAAACAATTGGGTATATAA
- a CDS encoding 5-formyltetrahydrofolate cyclo-ligase: MSSYGSNSHPTSCLESLSRNELRKHLRLVRRSLPEPQQALAAEQIAKKLQSSPWLKKRLDSSPPASINIALYLSNDGEISPDVFCHYLWSLGVKVYLPIINGETLLFGLYDADTQWQQNQFEIDEPVDLNPLPPEQLHMVCLPLVGFDNTGGRLGMGGGFYDKTFAKKAKHTVLVGLAHDCQQVTKLPIEHWDVPLDGIVTESQQIQCN; this comes from the coding sequence ATGTCTTCTTATGGATCGAATTCACATCCAACCTCTTGCTTAGAATCCCTATCAAGAAATGAACTTAGAAAACACCTACGATTAGTTAGAAGATCCTTGCCTGAACCTCAGCAAGCGCTCGCTGCAGAACAAATAGCGAAAAAATTACAGTCTTCTCCTTGGCTCAAAAAACGTCTAGACTCATCACCCCCTGCTAGTATCAATATTGCGCTTTACCTCAGTAACGATGGTGAAATTTCTCCTGACGTCTTCTGCCACTACTTATGGTCATTAGGCGTCAAGGTGTATTTACCGATTATTAATGGGGAAACCTTACTCTTTGGTTTATACGACGCCGACACTCAGTGGCAACAAAACCAATTTGAGATTGACGAGCCTGTTGACCTAAATCCATTACCACCAGAGCAGCTGCATATGGTTTGCTTGCCATTGGTTGGATTTGATAATACCGGCGGTCGTTTGGGAATGGGTGGTGGCTTTTATGATAAAACCTTTGCAAAAAAAGCCAAACACACTGTTTTGGTCGGACTTGCTCATGATTGCCAGCAGGTCACTAAGCTGCCAATTGAACATTGGGACGTACCATTAGATGGCATTGTCACCGAAAGTCAGCAAATTCAATGTAACTAA
- the gspI gene encoding type II secretion system minor pseudopilin GspI: MPLFLSPNKVHSHHVVPIRMGLTHRARLGGFTLIEVLIALVIIALVGVVLAQTSYQSVDQTDYLKRKLMASWVAENRMTELRLQTQQGQEVSLTESEVEQASWRFRTVANLDTQAAGVMRIEIQVFQPPQADSPLFTLTGYLPASIRALNSKGDLSVGDLSVSDLSVSDNGGAP; this comes from the coding sequence ATGCCTTTGTTTTTGTCGCCGAATAAAGTGCATTCTCATCACGTTGTTCCCATTAGGATGGGTTTAACGCATCGAGCTAGACTGGGCGGTTTTACCTTGATTGAAGTGCTGATCGCATTAGTTATTATTGCTCTTGTTGGTGTGGTGTTGGCGCAAACCAGTTATCAGTCAGTCGATCAAACGGATTATTTAAAACGTAAATTAATGGCTTCTTGGGTCGCTGAGAACCGTATGACCGAACTGCGTTTACAGACTCAGCAAGGTCAAGAGGTGTCTTTAACTGAATCCGAGGTTGAGCAAGCAAGCTGGCGCTTTCGTACAGTAGCCAATTTAGATACCCAAGCGGCCGGTGTGATGAGAATTGAAATACAGGTTTTTCAGCCACCTCAAGCCGACTCGCCCTTATTTACCTTAACTGGGTATTTACCTGCCAGTATTCGAGCCCTTAATAGTAAGGGTGATCTTTCTGTGGGTGACCTTTCTGTGAGTGACCTTTCTGTGAGTGATAACGGAGGTGCTCCATGA
- the lysS gene encoding lysine--tRNA ligase, translating into MANENTTENTGVAEDNRLVAERRGKLNAIREERNAYPNDFRPDAYAVDLQAEFGEIEKPELEEKDHKVSIAGRIVRNRGAFMLLQDMTGQIQAYVNRKALSPDLLAEQKTWDLGDIIGVTGPVHKSGKGDLYVDMQSAQLLTKALRPLPDKHKGLSDTEMRYRQRYVDLIVNEESRNTFQVRSKIISTIRRFLEDRRFMEVETPMLHMIPGGATARPFVTHHNAMDMSMFLRIAPELYLKRLVVGGFERVFEINRNFRNEGVSTRHNPEFTMIEFYQAYADYKDLMDLTEAMLRDVAEKVLGTTSVTYQGSEYDFGAPFVRMTMLESILHFNPELTADDLDTLEKATEVAKKLHIDVKPIWGLGKLWTEIFEETAESKLDQPTFITEYPAEVSPLARRNDDNDFITDRFEFFVGGREIANGFSELNDPEDQAERFRKQVAEKDAGDDEAMHYDADYINALEYGLPPTAGEGIGIDRLVMLFTDAPSIRDVLLFPHMRPQD; encoded by the coding sequence ATGGCTAACGAGAACACTACAGAAAACACTGGCGTTGCAGAAGACAATCGTTTGGTTGCAGAGCGCCGTGGTAAATTAAACGCTATCCGTGAAGAGCGTAACGCGTACCCAAATGACTTCCGTCCAGACGCTTATGCAGTGGATCTACAAGCGGAATTTGGCGAAATAGAAAAGCCAGAGTTAGAAGAAAAAGACCATAAAGTCAGCATTGCGGGTCGTATCGTCCGTAACCGCGGTGCTTTCATGTTATTGCAAGACATGACAGGCCAAATCCAAGCTTATGTTAACCGTAAAGCCCTGAGTCCTGATCTGTTGGCTGAACAAAAAACATGGGATTTGGGTGATATCATTGGGGTGACTGGTCCTGTTCATAAATCAGGTAAAGGCGACTTGTATGTTGATATGCAATCGGCGCAACTGTTAACCAAGGCTTTACGTCCATTGCCTGATAAGCACAAAGGATTGTCTGACACAGAAATGCGTTACCGTCAGCGTTACGTAGACTTGATCGTAAACGAAGAGTCACGCAATACTTTCCAGGTTCGTTCAAAGATCATTTCTACTATTCGTCGCTTCCTTGAAGATCGTCGCTTTATGGAAGTAGAGACGCCGATGTTGCACATGATCCCAGGTGGCGCCACAGCGCGTCCGTTTGTGACACATCATAATGCGATGGACATGAGCATGTTCTTGCGTATTGCACCTGAGCTTTACTTGAAACGTTTGGTTGTTGGGGGGTTTGAGCGAGTTTTCGAAATTAACCGTAACTTCCGTAATGAAGGGGTATCCACACGCCATAACCCTGAATTTACCATGATCGAATTTTATCAAGCCTATGCGGATTACAAAGACCTAATGGACTTAACGGAAGCCATGTTGCGTGATGTGGCGGAAAAAGTATTGGGCACGACGTCAGTGACCTATCAAGGCTCTGAGTACGATTTCGGTGCGCCATTTGTTCGCATGACCATGCTTGAGTCTATTCTACACTTTAACCCAGAGTTAACAGCGGACGATCTGGATACGTTAGAAAAAGCCACTGAAGTCGCGAAAAAACTGCATATCGATGTGAAGCCAATTTGGGGCTTAGGCAAGTTGTGGACTGAAATTTTTGAAGAAACAGCGGAATCCAAATTGGATCAGCCTACTTTTATTACAGAATACCCTGCGGAAGTTTCGCCATTGGCCCGTCGTAATGATGATAATGATTTTATTACTGATCGTTTTGAATTCTTCGTAGGTGGACGCGAAATCGCCAATGGTTTCTCAGAGTTAAATGACCCTGAAGACCAAGCGGAGCGTTTCCGTAAGCAAGTGGCGGAAAAAGACGCCGGTGATGATGAAGCCATGCATTACGATGCCGACTACATTAATGCCTTGGAATACGGCTTACCACCGACAGCGGGTGAAGGTATCGGTATTGATCGTTTGGTGATGTTATTCACTGATGCGCCATCTATTCGTGATGTCTTGTTATTCCCTCATATGCGCCCTCAGGACTAA
- a CDS encoding type II secretion system protein M: protein MKSWLINQFRSSPSLYSAWLAYLRLSVREQVLLFILAVFGFLLSVYFLLWKPMQQENQNAQISFERSLKDYYKIVENAEHLIALNGVPHSSLLDRSANELRTLVNSTARQYGIVADRVAVEGDSRLQIWVSNTAFAKLSPWIAALGKEKVSIYSMQWSSQEVGKVNLKITLD, encoded by the coding sequence ATGAAATCTTGGTTGATCAACCAGTTTCGTTCTAGCCCATCGTTATATTCAGCATGGTTAGCCTATTTACGCTTAAGTGTGAGAGAGCAAGTGCTGCTGTTTATTTTAGCTGTTTTTGGTTTTTTATTGAGTGTCTATTTTTTGCTATGGAAGCCTATGCAGCAAGAGAATCAAAATGCACAAATTTCTTTTGAACGCAGTCTCAAAGATTATTATAAAATCGTTGAAAATGCGGAGCACTTGATCGCACTCAACGGTGTGCCTCATTCCAGTTTACTTGACCGGTCAGCCAATGAGTTAAGAACCTTAGTAAACAGCACCGCGAGACAATATGGCATTGTAGCCGACAGAGTGGCGGTAGAAGGAGACAGTCGTCTGCAAATTTGGGTAAGTAATACCGCGTTTGCTAAGTTGTCCCCATGGATTGCGGCCCTAGGTAAAGAGAAAGTCTCCATTTATTCCATGCAGTGGAGCAGTCAAGAGGTGGGCAAAGTCAATTTAAAAATCACTTTAGATTGA
- the gspL gene encoding type II secretion system protein GspL yields the protein MNRLIIRCYELSTLGNGNENNYSSESESLLQFGSLASYGDWALVDDKGAFLEYQTNADLSALAEYLSEKWVSKGMKYTDVIVCPPTERLHTRCLSLEVGQRKHLEKVAPFLMEEALAQSMDELHFTLFDKSQQDSAWVVAVDKSLLSLWIEQLASWQFPTPAILSMACGFMEQAKQNETNTLLVKTHQTGDKEGHTNDRSVSAPNWLWINESSVIMLPDSILPHLPENAMESAIVDTEAEKTVLECLAQFVINTRNWQEKNLCHGAFRLGGLWLEKLTAWRWVAAFAIVAFCLELFLMQASTKALALQEQEIKQQANSLFLELAPNEGRVVNLSRQLRGLLQQKPDHQAVSDANTPYDVLAKIDQARDEVEGVHRLTQLDFFDQTYRLDWQAQKRDTLDAIQSALEKSALSVQIEQVVRQDAGYRAALKIQLTK from the coding sequence ATGAATCGCCTTATCATACGTTGCTATGAATTATCGACGCTAGGAAATGGCAATGAAAACAATTATTCAAGTGAGAGTGAATCTTTACTTCAGTTTGGCTCTTTGGCTTCTTATGGCGATTGGGCTTTAGTCGATGATAAAGGTGCCTTTCTGGAATATCAAACCAATGCGGACCTGTCTGCATTGGCTGAGTATCTGTCTGAAAAATGGGTTAGTAAAGGCATGAAGTACACGGATGTAATTGTTTGTCCTCCAACCGAACGATTGCATACTCGTTGTTTATCATTGGAAGTAGGGCAACGTAAGCATTTAGAGAAAGTCGCCCCCTTCTTAATGGAAGAAGCGTTGGCTCAATCAATGGATGAGTTGCATTTTACTCTATTCGATAAAAGCCAACAGGATTCAGCTTGGGTGGTAGCGGTTGATAAGTCGTTACTCTCTCTTTGGATAGAGCAACTCGCCAGTTGGCAGTTTCCGACACCGGCTATCTTATCGATGGCTTGCGGCTTTATGGAGCAAGCGAAGCAGAATGAAACCAACACATTATTAGTGAAAACACACCAAACAGGTGATAAAGAAGGTCATACTAATGACCGTTCGGTATCGGCTCCTAACTGGCTTTGGATTAATGAAAGCTCGGTGATCATGCTGCCGGATTCTATCTTACCGCATTTGCCAGAAAACGCCATGGAGTCGGCTATTGTTGACACCGAAGCCGAAAAGACCGTGTTAGAGTGCCTTGCTCAATTTGTTATAAATACTCGAAACTGGCAAGAAAAGAACCTCTGTCATGGTGCGTTTCGCCTAGGAGGTTTATGGTTAGAAAAATTAACGGCTTGGCGTTGGGTGGCAGCCTTTGCCATTGTTGCTTTTTGTTTGGAACTGTTTCTTATGCAGGCATCAACAAAAGCCTTGGCTCTACAAGAGCAAGAGATTAAACAGCAGGCAAACTCACTTTTTTTGGAATTGGCTCCCAATGAAGGACGAGTGGTGAACTTATCTCGGCAATTGAGAGGCTTATTACAGCAAAAGCCAGACCATCAAGCGGTTTCTGATGCCAATACGCCTTACGATGTGTTGGCGAAAATTGATCAGGCCAGAGACGAGGTAGAAGGCGTTCATCGTTTGACCCAACTGGACTTTTTCGATCAAACGTATCGTTTGGATTGGCAAGCTCAGAAACGTGACACTCTGGATGCGATACAATCGGCGTTGGAGAAAAGCGCCTTGTCTGTGCAAATAGAGCAAGTGGTGCGTCAAGACGCCGGTTATCGCGCGGCACTAAAAATTCAATTGACAAAGTAA
- a CDS encoding transposase: protein MPRARSQQVSLSDTPYYHCISRCVRRAFLCGEDSVTGKSFEHRRGWIEARILFLAQLFSIDICAYAVMSNHLHIVLHVDEKQAKNWSTHEVLRRWHALHKGTLFTQQYVRGDTMPDYAIELAERSAEAYRERLSDISWFMRELNEPIARQANVEDGCTGRFWEGRFKSQALLDEASVLACMAYVDLNPIRANIAATPETSEFTSIKKRVKAAGEGAQPNALYPFIGDEHKDKNKGILFKLTDYLELVDMTGRIVRQDKRGSIDLSLSPILQRLGISSDNWLTIAIKFEQNTHSVVGQENSITRYKNAQPRSRPNKRCCRLLA from the coding sequence ATGCCAAGGGCCAGAAGCCAACAAGTCAGTTTGTCTGATACACCTTACTATCACTGTATTTCTCGATGCGTTCGCCGTGCTTTTTTATGTGGTGAAGATTCAGTTACAGGAAAAAGCTTTGAGCACCGTCGCGGTTGGATCGAGGCGCGAATTTTATTTTTAGCTCAACTCTTCTCTATCGATATTTGTGCTTATGCGGTGATGAGCAATCACTTGCATATTGTGTTGCATGTTGATGAAAAACAAGCCAAAAATTGGTCTACTCATGAGGTGTTGAGGCGCTGGCATGCGTTGCATAAAGGCACGTTATTTACTCAACAATACGTTCGTGGCGATACCATGCCGGACTATGCCATAGAATTAGCAGAAAGATCGGCGGAAGCGTATCGAGAAAGGTTGTCTGACATCAGCTGGTTTATGCGGGAGTTAAACGAACCGATTGCTCGGCAAGCGAATGTTGAAGATGGTTGCACGGGACGATTTTGGGAAGGACGCTTTAAGTCTCAGGCGTTGTTAGACGAAGCCTCTGTTTTGGCTTGTATGGCGTATGTTGATCTTAATCCTATTCGAGCCAACATCGCAGCGACACCGGAAACATCAGAATTTACCAGCATCAAGAAACGAGTGAAAGCGGCGGGAGAAGGTGCTCAACCCAACGCTTTGTATCCTTTTATCGGTGATGAGCACAAAGATAAAAACAAAGGGATCTTATTTAAGTTAACGGATTATCTTGAACTGGTTGATATGACAGGTCGTATTGTTCGACAAGACAAGCGAGGCTCGATTGACTTGTCGCTTTCACCCATTTTACAGCGGCTTGGAATATCATCTGACAACTGGCTAACGATCGCTATTAAGTTCGAGCAAAATACTCATAGCGTGGTTGGTCAGGAAAACAGCATAACCCGTTACAAAAACGCCCAACCAAGGTCAAGGCCGAATAAACGGTGTTGTCGATTACTTGCCTAG
- the prfB gene encoding peptide chain release factor 2 (programmed frameshift): MEINPILSKIKDLTERTQTLWGYLDYDTKKERLEEVSRELEDPDVWNDPDYAQKLGKERAALEAVVDVLDVMKTGVADAKDLLDMAVEEDDDESVEAVQAELADLEAQMAKLEFRRMFSKEMDESSAFLDIQAGSGGTEAQDWANMILRMYLRWGEDKGFKVELMEVSAGDVAGIKSATIRFEGEYAFGWLRTETGVHRLVRKSPFDSGNRRHTSFASVFVSPEIDDNVDIEINPADIRTDTYRSSGAGGQHVNTTDSAVRITHIPTNIVVQCQNQRSQHANRDFAMKQLRAKLYEFEMQKRNEAAQAVEDNKSDIGWGSQIRSYVLDASRIKDLRTGVESSNTGSVLDGNLDQFIVASLKQGL; the protein is encoded by the exons ATGGAAATCAATCCGATACTTTCTAAGATAAAAGACTTAACTGAGCGTACCCAAACTCTTTGGGGGTATCTT GACTATGATACAAAGAAAGAGCGCCTTGAAGAAGTTTCTCGTGAACTAGAAGACCCTGATGTCTGGAATGATCCAGATTATGCCCAAAAATTGGGCAAAGAACGTGCGGCTTTAGAAGCCGTTGTTGATGTATTAGACGTTATGAAAACAGGTGTTGCCGACGCAAAAGACCTATTGGATATGGCGGTTGAAGAAGACGATGACGAATCTGTTGAAGCCGTTCAAGCTGAATTGGCTGATTTAGAAGCTCAAATGGCAAAACTTGAGTTCCGTCGTATGTTCTCGAAAGAAATGGATGAAAGCTCAGCCTTCCTTGACATTCAAGCCGGTTCTGGTGGTACAGAAGCGCAAGACTGGGCCAACATGATTTTGCGTATGTATTTACGCTGGGGCGAAGACAAAGGCTTTAAAGTGGAGCTGATGGAAGTGTCCGCTGGCGATGTGGCTGGCATCAAATCCGCGACGATCCGATTTGAAGGCGAATACGCTTTTGGTTGGTTAAGAACTGAAACGGGCGTGCATCGTTTGGTGCGAAAATCGCCTTTTGATTCTGGTAATCGTCGTCATACGTCCTTTGCTTCTGTTTTTGTTTCTCCAGAAATTGACGACAATGTTGATATTGAAATTAATCCGGCTGACATTAGAACCGATACCTATCGTTCATCGGGGGCTGGTGGTCAGCACGTAAACACGACGGATTCGGCGGTGCGTATTACTCATATACCAACAAATATAGTGGTGCAGTGTCAGAACCAGCGTTCACAACACGCTAACCGTGATTTTGCTATGAAGCAATTACGCGCAAAACTGTACGAATTTGAAATGCAAAAGCGTAACGAAGCGGCACAAGCTGTGGAAGACAATAAATCGGATATTGGTTGGGGCAGTCAAATTCGCTCCTATGTATTGGATGCATCGCGTATTAAAGACTTACGAACCGGTGTAGAAAGCTCGAATACAGGTTCAGTGCTAGACGGTAATCTGGATCAGTTTATTGTCGCCAGCTTAAAGCAAGGTCTATAA
- the gspK gene encoding type II secretion system minor pseudopilin GspK → MKRINLGSFQSHTSSQRGVALIMALMVFALVSAMAASVMSYLAKEREVISQVQETIQLKQQLLGGESWSINAFAQLKESSLPPFSNRKWLIQQKTFPLEKEGDAMKIILLDRQTCFNVNQLANPEKSEQGYQQLQRLFSSVNKKPELADQIKDWVDADQDITGAAGHEDAFYQGFSPSFRTADHKIASETVMLLWQWEAADLAALLPWLCIWPTEMGANVNRLPENLQTAFFVDMTAEQKQKFNARLDSAGFTSVADFLKEGSLSDQTLKEDDWRTNMAYVDAFITVTLGERKMSLHSRLIKSNTGDVTVYGRSYGSHKWLLSYFDLPEMEWPDEK, encoded by the coding sequence ATGAAGCGGATTAACTTAGGCTCATTTCAGTCGCATACGTCATCTCAACGAGGGGTCGCTTTGATTATGGCTTTAATGGTGTTTGCCTTGGTCAGTGCCATGGCCGCTAGCGTAATGAGTTATCTTGCTAAAGAAAGGGAGGTAATCTCGCAGGTTCAAGAGACGATTCAATTAAAGCAACAATTGTTGGGTGGGGAGTCGTGGAGTATCAATGCCTTCGCTCAATTGAAGGAATCCTCTTTGCCGCCTTTTAGTAACCGTAAATGGTTGATTCAACAAAAAACCTTTCCATTAGAAAAGGAAGGGGATGCAATGAAGATCATTTTGCTTGATCGACAGACCTGCTTTAACGTCAATCAATTGGCTAATCCAGAAAAATCTGAACAAGGCTACCAACAGCTTCAACGTTTATTTTCCAGCGTAAATAAAAAGCCAGAATTGGCCGATCAGATAAAGGACTGGGTGGATGCTGACCAAGACATTACGGGGGCAGCCGGCCATGAGGATGCGTTTTATCAAGGCTTTTCACCTAGCTTTCGTACCGCTGATCATAAGATCGCAAGTGAAACCGTCATGCTCTTATGGCAGTGGGAAGCGGCAGACTTAGCCGCTCTCTTACCTTGGTTGTGTATCTGGCCTACTGAAATGGGGGCCAACGTCAATCGTTTACCAGAAAATTTACAAACGGCCTTTTTTGTTGATATGACCGCTGAACAAAAACAAAAATTCAACGCGCGTCTTGATAGTGCTGGTTTTACGAGTGTAGCGGACTTTTTAAAGGAAGGTAGCCTGTCGGATCAAACTCTAAAAGAAGACGACTGGCGTACAAATATGGCTTATGTTGATGCCTTTATAACGGTAACATTAGGAGAGAGAAAAATGTCTCTTCATTCTCGTTTAATAAAATCCAACACAGGTGATGTTACTGTATACGGTCGATCTTATGGCTCTCATAAATGGCTATTGTCGTATTTTGATCTACCTGAAATGGAGTGGCCTGATGAAAAATAG
- the gspJ gene encoding type II secretion system minor pseudopilin GspJ gives MKRLGHPAQNGFTLLELLIVLGILSFLGVASFNMAGSGIRLQKSIAAQSDALEGAVRVWQWLERDLEQMVNRPVRDHLGDVQAALVLGNKQLLFSKSGWQNPLMYLRSDVQRVEYQWQDEQLIRRFWPVMDRDQDTKAVEQVFENITRVQIALLGEQGWTSVWPKVESSLRQGNANQDSEAVPLPHAVKVRLHLAGIGEVERLFIVPSTPVHDGESGTI, from the coding sequence ATGAAACGCCTTGGTCATCCTGCTCAGAATGGCTTTACTCTGCTTGAACTATTAATTGTCCTAGGTATTTTGTCTTTTCTTGGTGTAGCCAGCTTTAATATGGCGGGCTCAGGCATACGCTTACAAAAAAGCATTGCGGCTCAAAGTGATGCTTTAGAGGGCGCCGTTAGGGTATGGCAATGGCTTGAGAGGGATTTGGAGCAAATGGTAAACCGCCCCGTTCGTGATCATTTAGGCGACGTTCAAGCCGCGCTTGTGTTAGGCAACAAGCAACTGTTATTTAGTAAGTCTGGTTGGCAAAACCCATTAATGTATCTTCGCTCCGATGTGCAACGCGTGGAATATCAGTGGCAAGATGAGCAGCTGATTCGGCGTTTTTGGCCCGTTATGGACAGAGATCAGGACACCAAGGCGGTGGAACAGGTATTTGAAAACATTACCCGTGTCCAGATAGCCTTGCTGGGCGAGCAAGGTTGGACTTCAGTTTGGCCAAAAGTGGAATCGTCTCTGCGTCAAGGTAATGCCAACCAAGACAGTGAGGCAGTCCCTTTACCTCATGCTGTGAAAGTCCGTTTGCATTTGGCTGGAATAGGAGAGGTTGAGCGCTTGTTTATTGTGCCATCAACCCCCGTCCATGATGGTGAAAGTGGGACAATATGA
- the hisC gene encoding histidinol-phosphate transaminase: protein MSRFWTKKITELDPYVPGEQPQDKQYIKLNTNESPYSPSPKSLAAMTAAVSESLRLYPDPNGMTLKKALAKQYQLDTQQVFVGNGSDEVLALAFMGYFAGGKPLAFADITYSFYKVYANLYDIQPQLIPLTEGFDIDPSDYQNLDVSGVVVTNPNAPTGKALPLSDIERVLQANPDVVVLVDEAYVDFGAESAASLVNQYPNLLVVQTFSKSRALAGIRVGYALGHPDLIEGLERLKNSFNSYPIDRIALAGATAAVEDAEYLKEICDKTIATREWTHIQLTDLGFKVLPSATNFVFVTHPEKDAESVYLTLKEQGILVRFFGRNKARIGNYLRITIGTDDEMRALIDALKAL from the coding sequence ATGAGTCGTTTTTGGACTAAGAAAATTACCGAGCTGGACCCGTACGTACCGGGTGAGCAACCGCAAGATAAGCAATACATCAAGCTGAACACGAATGAAAGCCCTTACTCCCCGTCTCCAAAATCCCTAGCGGCCATGACAGCGGCGGTTAGCGAGAGCTTGCGTCTTTACCCAGATCCAAATGGCATGACGTTGAAAAAGGCCTTAGCAAAACAATATCAATTAGACACTCAGCAAGTATTTGTCGGTAACGGCTCGGATGAAGTGCTTGCTTTGGCTTTTATGGGGTATTTTGCCGGTGGCAAGCCATTGGCCTTTGCTGACATTACCTACAGCTTTTATAAAGTGTATGCGAACTTATACGATATTCAGCCTCAGCTTATTCCGTTAACAGAAGGCTTTGATATCGATCCGAGCGACTACCAGAACCTAGACGTGTCTGGTGTTGTGGTTACCAATCCAAATGCACCAACGGGTAAAGCCTTGCCTTTGTCAGACATCGAACGTGTTTTGCAAGCCAATCCTGATGTGGTGGTTTTAGTGGACGAAGCTTATGTGGACTTTGGGGCTGAAAGTGCGGCAAGCTTAGTGAATCAATACCCAAATTTATTGGTTGTGCAGACCTTCTCAAAATCCCGCGCGTTAGCGGGCATTCGAGTGGGTTACGCACTAGGACATCCAGACTTGATCGAAGGACTTGAGCGCCTTAAGAACTCATTCAACAGCTACCCAATTGACCGCATCGCTCTGGCTGGTGCCACCGCCGCAGTGGAAGACGCGGAATACTTGAAAGAAATCTGTGACAAAACCATAGCTACTCGCGAATGGACTCACATTCAGTTAACGGATCTAGGTTTTAAGGTCTTACCATCCGCCACCAACTTCGTTTTTGTGACTCACCCAGAAAAAGACGCCGAAAGTGTGTATTTAACGCTGAAAGAGCAGGGGATTCTAGTGCGTTTCTTTGGTCGCAACAAAGCACGCATTGGCAACTACCTCCGCATCACCATCGGTACCGATGATGAAATGCGAGCGCTGATCGACGCACTAAAAGCACTCTAA
- a CDS encoding cell division protein ZapA has product MEKPTVSVNILGQEYKINCPKGHETELTEAADYLNSQMQEIRTNSKIIGTERVAIIAALNITHDMLSSRKYARSNEQQLRELTSQLDSALTHTNKVG; this is encoded by the coding sequence ATGGAAAAACCAACGGTATCTGTCAACATATTAGGGCAAGAATACAAAATTAATTGCCCAAAAGGTCACGAAACAGAGCTCACCGAAGCCGCAGACTATTTAAACAGTCAAATGCAAGAAATTAGAACCAATAGCAAGATAATTGGTACAGAAAGAGTCGCCATTATTGCGGCGCTAAATATTACCCATGACATGCTTTCTAGCCGCAAGTATGCCCGCTCAAATGAACAACAATTACGAGAACTTACGTCGCAATTAGACTCGGCCTTAACTCATACAAACAAAGTTGGTTAA